In Sphingobacterium thalpophilum, a genomic segment contains:
- a CDS encoding DUF4407 domain-containing protein, whose translation MSDINRFFWRCAGVHQETLEKYPEEHSKYTAIGATIFFTGLFASLSGGYAMYFVFSGGTFDWLLAIVFGIIWGLAIFNMDRYIVLSINKSKSGFMQLLQALPRILLAILIGLVISRPLELKIFDKEIRENLRVRFLADQRAKIDTLNSTFNKKYANEVALLKATTTERDSLESSIKNDRTKLNYEIFGNKTTETSGVMGYGPYAKMKEEELKKKEGYLDTLRNKITTQQNAIRQKQKFEGILDQKVLSNASLDSAVNVAGFADRNSALGNLRYDANGKVNESNANAVFFIALLFVFLECLPVIVKLLAGKDPYDNEIQNQRTIHDYESDTNVTVQKEAVDRLKDTYVDVSINKRMKEL comes from the coding sequence ATGAGCGATATTAACCGTTTCTTTTGGAGATGTGCGGGGGTACATCAAGAAACTCTTGAAAAATATCCGGAAGAACATAGTAAGTACACAGCCATAGGTGCTACTATTTTTTTTACGGGATTGTTTGCCAGCCTTTCGGGTGGTTATGCCATGTATTTCGTCTTTAGTGGGGGAACATTTGACTGGCTTTTAGCTATTGTATTTGGTATTATTTGGGGTTTAGCGATATTTAACATGGATCGCTATATTGTGCTCAGTATTAATAAATCCAAAAGTGGCTTTATGCAGCTTCTGCAGGCCCTGCCGCGAATTTTATTGGCTATTTTGATCGGGTTGGTTATCTCTAGGCCATTGGAGTTAAAAATCTTCGATAAAGAGATCCGGGAAAACCTCCGTGTACGGTTTCTTGCCGACCAACGCGCTAAAATTGACACGCTCAACAGTACTTTCAATAAGAAATATGCCAATGAAGTTGCACTTTTGAAAGCAACCACGACAGAACGTGACTCATTGGAATCCAGCATTAAAAATGACCGTACAAAATTGAACTACGAGATATTCGGTAACAAAACAACTGAAACGTCCGGTGTCATGGGGTATGGCCCTTATGCCAAAATGAAAGAAGAAGAGCTGAAGAAAAAAGAGGGCTATTTGGACACTTTACGGAACAAGATAACGACCCAGCAAAACGCTATACGCCAGAAACAGAAATTTGAAGGGATATTGGACCAAAAAGTTTTATCCAACGCTTCTTTGGACAGCGCCGTCAATGTCGCTGGTTTTGCAGACCGCAACTCTGCGCTGGGCAATCTAAGGTACGATGCCAATGGAAAGGTTAACGAGTCCAATGCAAATGCTGTATTTTTTATTGCGTTGCTTTTTGTCTTCCTCGAATGTCTTCCGGTAATCGTCAAACTTTTGGCAGGAAAGGATCCTTATGATAATGAAATCCAAAATCAAAGGACTATTCATGATTATGAATCAGACACCAATGTCACTGTTCAAAAAGAAGCCGTAGACCGTTTAAAGGATACGTATGTTGATGTTTCCATCAATAAGCGCATGAAAGAGCTTTAG
- a CDS encoding HAD-IB family phosphatase, giving the protein MKNYYIIDFDSTFTQVEALDELARISLENHPDRESIYHEIERYTNLAMEGKLSFREALAGRVKLLNANKSHLDKLVSHLKKKVSTSFSRNREFFKKHADTAWIVSGGFKEFITPVVTPYHIKTENIYANTFRFDEDGNIIGFDEENPLSNEGGKVQLLKQLNIEGRLFGIGDGYSDFQLKESGLIEKFFAFTENIQRKSVTEKADFITPSFDEFLYVNDLPRAISYPKNRILCLIVGDVPEIAAHILKRDGFSIRTKDTFEEKYVKDVGMLLLGDNIDISDEQLQQADKLKTIGYLGDIKGHINKDICNAKGIVVFDDKKNKKKNSEFIPRRMADFINNGDTYLSRNFPNLILPKVKQVTRLLHIHQNVPGIMAQINKVYAQNNINIVAQFLMTKSDIGYAVTDIQGEYDKDLLKQLKQIDNTIKFRILY; this is encoded by the coding sequence ATGAAAAACTATTACATCATTGATTTTGATAGTACATTTACACAAGTAGAGGCACTTGATGAACTTGCACGAATCTCTCTTGAGAACCATCCGGATCGCGAATCTATCTATCACGAAATTGAGCGGTACACCAATCTTGCCATGGAGGGTAAACTATCTTTCCGTGAGGCTTTGGCTGGTCGCGTAAAACTATTAAATGCCAATAAATCTCATCTGGATAAACTTGTTTCACATCTTAAGAAAAAAGTTTCAACCTCTTTTTCCCGAAATCGTGAATTTTTCAAGAAACACGCCGACACCGCATGGATCGTTTCAGGAGGTTTTAAGGAGTTTATTACACCTGTTGTTACACCGTATCATATCAAGACCGAAAATATCTATGCCAATACATTCAGATTTGATGAAGACGGTAATATTATCGGTTTTGACGAAGAGAATCCATTATCAAATGAAGGTGGAAAAGTGCAATTATTAAAACAATTAAATATTGAAGGAAGACTGTTTGGCATTGGTGACGGTTATTCAGATTTTCAACTGAAGGAATCGGGATTAATTGAAAAATTCTTTGCATTCACAGAGAATATCCAACGTAAAAGTGTCACTGAGAAAGCAGACTTTATCACACCTAGTTTTGATGAGTTCTTATATGTAAATGATCTGCCCCGTGCCATCTCTTATCCTAAAAATCGTATCCTTTGTTTGATCGTGGGAGATGTACCAGAAATAGCGGCTCATATCTTAAAAAGAGACGGTTTTTCTATCCGCACAAAAGATACATTCGAAGAAAAGTATGTAAAGGATGTAGGGATGCTACTCTTGGGCGACAATATCGACATCAGTGATGAACAGCTTCAACAGGCCGACAAATTAAAAACAATCGGATATTTGGGCGATATCAAAGGGCATATCAATAAGGATATCTGCAATGCAAAAGGTATTGTCGTTTTCGACGACAAGAAAAATAAAAAGAAAAATTCAGAGTTTATTCCGCGTCGAATGGCCGATTTTATCAACAATGGTGATACTTATTTAAGTCGCAACTTCCCAAATCTAATTTTACCAAAAGTAAAACAGGTCACAAGATTGCTGCATATCCACCAAAATGTTCCCGGAATTATGGCTCAGATTAATAAGGTCTATGCCCAAAATAACATCAATATCGTTGCACAATTTCTAATGACCAAAAGTGACATTGGCTATGCGGTAACCGATATACAAGGTGAATATGATAAAGATCTATTGAAACAACTCAAACAGATCGACAATACAATTAAGTTCAGAATATTGTATTAA
- a CDS encoding NAD-dependent epimerase/dehydratase family protein: MILITGGTGFLGSTLIRQLIDQGIDVIAIKRAQSTIPASLLSSSLVQWIDADINNYFELEDALEGVTKVFHCAALVSYQKKDAKALFKVNVEGTTNVVNLCLEKGIRLLHVSSIAALGTNRDNLPVSEKDHWEHNALTSNYSLSKYQAEMEVWRGITEGLNAVIVNPAVILGASANDKGSGAIFSMINKGLRFYPKGSVGVVDVEDVAAIMIQLMERDDITAERYIINHLNISIKDLLSVASVLMNKPEPTIEVSETLLQIASTVSSMLSVFKKSDSTLTKETAAASSAKLQYSNAKIQGLLNHSYRPLEQTLKEIADLYNKQ; the protein is encoded by the coding sequence GTGATATTAATAACTGGAGGAACAGGTTTTTTAGGGTCTACACTAATCAGACAGTTGATAGACCAAGGAATTGACGTCATAGCCATCAAAAGAGCTCAATCGACTATTCCGGCCTCGTTGTTATCTTCTTCGTTGGTGCAATGGATCGACGCTGATATCAACAATTATTTTGAATTAGAAGATGCTCTTGAAGGCGTTACTAAAGTGTTCCATTGTGCAGCATTGGTTTCCTACCAAAAGAAAGATGCTAAAGCGCTTTTTAAAGTGAATGTGGAAGGAACGACAAATGTGGTCAATCTTTGCCTTGAAAAGGGCATTCGCTTACTCCATGTCAGCTCAATCGCAGCTTTAGGGACAAATAGAGACAACCTGCCGGTATCCGAGAAAGACCACTGGGAGCACAATGCACTAACATCCAACTATTCGTTATCAAAGTATCAGGCGGAGATGGAGGTATGGCGTGGCATTACCGAGGGTCTAAATGCAGTTATTGTCAACCCCGCCGTAATTTTAGGTGCTTCGGCCAACGACAAAGGCTCTGGAGCTATTTTTTCAATGATCAATAAAGGGCTACGATTTTACCCAAAAGGAAGTGTTGGTGTTGTTGATGTAGAGGATGTTGCCGCGATCATGATTCAATTGATGGAGCGAGACGATATTACTGCTGAACGCTATATCATTAATCATCTCAATATAAGCATAAAGGATCTGTTGAGCGTTGCAAGTGTATTAATGAACAAGCCAGAACCGACAATCGAAGTTTCCGAGACCTTACTCCAAATTGCCTCTACTGTTTCCAGCATGCTTTCCGTATTTAAAAAATCGGATTCAACATTGACAAAAGAAACTGCGGCGGCTTCAAGTGCCAAATTGCAGTATTCCAACGCTAAAATCCAGGGGCTCCTAAACCACAGTTATCGGCCTTTGGAACAAACGCTGAAGGAAATTGCAGATTTATATAACAAACAATAA
- a CDS encoding nucleotide sugar dehydrogenase gives MSKTIKKICCIGAGYVGGPTMSVVAKQCPHIEITIVDVNAARIAAWNDENLDNLPVYEPGLQEIVAEARHRNLFFSTDIEKAIDEADMIFISVNTPTKNYGKGKGMAADLKYIELCARQIAAVAKNDKIVVEKSTLPVRTAAALKSILDNTGNGVNFHILSNPEFLAEGTAIQDLINPDRVLIGGENDEAIAALVDIYAHWVSRDKILTTNLWSSELSKLTANAFLAQRVSSINSISALCEKTGANVDEVSKAIGMDSRIGSKFLKASVGFGGSCFQKDILNLVYIARSYGLTEVAEYWDQVILMNDYQKQRFADNIIQTLYNTVSGKKIAFLGWAFKKDTNDTRESAAIYVADYLLSEQAEITVYDPKVSAERIYADLDYLNTRSSEENRALVKVVNTAYEACNDAHAIAVLTEWDEFKNYDWAKIKEHMKKPAFVFDGRKLLNRKELEDLDFKYYAIGE, from the coding sequence ATGAGCAAAACAATCAAGAAAATATGCTGTATCGGTGCTGGTTATGTTGGTGGACCTACCATGTCAGTTGTTGCAAAGCAATGTCCACATATTGAGATTACGATCGTCGACGTCAATGCAGCCCGTATCGCGGCTTGGAATGATGAAAATCTCGATAATCTTCCTGTATACGAGCCCGGTTTACAAGAGATTGTTGCGGAAGCGCGTCATCGCAATTTGTTTTTCTCAACCGATATCGAAAAAGCTATCGACGAGGCCGACATGATTTTTATTTCGGTCAATACACCGACTAAGAATTACGGAAAAGGCAAGGGGATGGCTGCGGACTTAAAGTATATTGAACTTTGTGCACGGCAGATCGCAGCGGTTGCCAAAAACGACAAAATTGTCGTTGAAAAATCGACTTTACCCGTTCGCACAGCGGCAGCTTTAAAAAGTATCCTGGATAACACGGGTAATGGTGTTAATTTCCATATTCTTTCCAACCCTGAATTTTTGGCTGAAGGAACAGCGATACAGGATTTAATCAATCCGGACCGCGTGCTTATAGGTGGAGAGAATGATGAAGCTATTGCTGCATTGGTCGATATCTATGCACATTGGGTAAGTCGCGACAAGATTCTCACAACAAACCTTTGGTCGTCTGAACTGTCAAAACTAACCGCAAATGCCTTTTTAGCACAACGCGTCTCCTCCATTAATTCCATCTCGGCACTATGCGAGAAAACAGGCGCGAACGTCGATGAAGTCTCCAAGGCAATCGGTATGGATTCCAGAATTGGATCCAAATTTCTGAAAGCTTCTGTAGGTTTTGGAGGCTCTTGTTTTCAAAAAGATATCCTCAATTTAGTTTATATCGCACGGAGTTACGGTCTCACAGAGGTTGCCGAGTATTGGGATCAGGTGATTTTGATGAATGATTATCAAAAACAGCGATTTGCGGACAACATTATCCAAACATTGTATAATACTGTATCGGGCAAAAAGATTGCTTTCTTAGGCTGGGCATTCAAAAAAGACACGAATGATACGCGTGAATCTGCGGCGATCTATGTGGCTGATTATCTATTGAGTGAACAAGCTGAAATCACGGTCTATGACCCCAAAGTTTCTGCTGAACGCATCTATGCCGACCTCGATTATCTGAACACCAGATCTTCGGAAGAAAACAGGGCCTTGGTAAAGGTGGTCAATACCGCCTATGAGGCTTGCAATGATGCACATGCAATTGCAGTATTGACTGAATGGGATGAATTTAAGAACTATGACTGGGCCAAAATCAAGGAGCACATGAAAAAGCCTGCATTTGTGTTCGATGGCCGTAAACTATTGAACCGTAAGGAACTTGAAGACCTTGATTTTAAATATTACGCGATAGGCGAGTAA
- the rmuC gene encoding DNA recombination protein RmuC: MEIFFFAGIVLLLVILIVLVLKKNTDSSAGPAYNKEVETLKIELARSQQREQSLLEERLMLKNELDKERENLLVAERSLESTRSFYEAQLDKFREQKNEIAEIKRQFNNEFQVIANKILEEKTQKFTETNHRSLGLILDPLKEKIKLFEEKVDKNYNQEAAERNSLKGVVLQLVEQSLKIKDEANSLTKALKGDTKKQGNWGEVILERVLERSGLMRDREFRLQVSLMDAEGRRMQPDAIIDLPEDKHLIVDSKVSLIAYERWVNADTDEDRAIFAKQHVQSVENHVKELSAKNYHELYGIESPEFVLLFMPIESALSMSVAQKPDLFSEAWDRKVVIVSPSTLLATLRTIASIWKQERQTRNVIEIAKEAGSLYDKFVSFLNDMEQVQNQLERALKSHEDATKKLSTGAGNVIGKVEKLKRLGAKANKQIDSKFLDEED, encoded by the coding sequence ATGGAAATATTTTTCTTTGCGGGAATCGTATTGTTATTGGTCATTTTGATCGTATTGGTATTAAAAAAGAATACCGATTCCAGTGCTGGTCCTGCATACAATAAAGAGGTTGAAACACTAAAAATTGAGCTTGCCAGATCGCAACAGCGGGAACAAAGTTTGCTGGAAGAACGCCTTATGCTAAAAAATGAATTGGATAAGGAACGGGAGAATCTTCTGGTCGCAGAGCGGTCTTTAGAAAGTACACGTTCATTTTATGAGGCGCAGCTCGATAAATTTCGGGAACAGAAGAATGAAATCGCCGAGATTAAACGGCAGTTCAACAATGAGTTTCAGGTTATTGCCAATAAAATATTGGAAGAGAAGACACAAAAGTTTACAGAGACCAATCATCGTTCCCTGGGGTTGATTTTGGACCCATTGAAGGAAAAAATCAAATTGTTTGAAGAGAAAGTCGATAAAAATTACAATCAGGAGGCAGCGGAAAGAAATTCTTTAAAGGGAGTTGTCCTTCAGCTGGTCGAACAGAGTCTTAAAATTAAAGACGAAGCCAATAGCCTAACCAAGGCATTAAAAGGGGATACCAAAAAGCAAGGCAATTGGGGCGAGGTAATTTTAGAGCGGGTCCTGGAGCGTTCTGGACTGATGCGCGATCGCGAATTTAGATTACAGGTGTCTCTTATGGATGCCGAAGGAAGAAGAATGCAGCCCGACGCGATTATCGACCTTCCTGAAGATAAACACCTGATTGTGGATTCAAAAGTTTCGCTGATTGCGTACGAACGTTGGGTCAACGCCGACACGGATGAGGATCGTGCAATTTTCGCAAAACAACACGTACAGTCTGTGGAAAATCACGTGAAAGAACTTTCCGCAAAAAACTACCACGAGTTGTATGGTATAGAATCGCCAGAATTTGTATTGCTATTTATGCCTATAGAATCGGCTTTGAGTATGTCTGTGGCGCAAAAACCGGATTTGTTTAGTGAGGCTTGGGATCGAAAAGTCGTTATTGTAAGTCCTTCTACATTATTGGCAACCCTGCGTACCATAGCAAGTATCTGGAAACAGGAACGTCAGACCAGGAATGTAATTGAAATAGCAAAGGAAGCCGGGAGCCTTTACGATAAATTTGTGAGCTTTCTGAACGATATGGAGCAGGTGCAGAATCAGTTGGAGCGCGCATTAAAAAGCCATGAAGATGCAACTAAAAAACTTTCTACAGGAGCTGGGAATGTGATTGGAAAAGTAGAGAAATTAAAACGTTTAGGAGCTAAAGCAAATAAACAGATCGATTCCAAATTTTTAGATGAGGAAGATTAA
- a CDS encoding M3 family metallopeptidase, translated as MKKRQLLPFFAIVATAFVGCEEKKVMTDNPLLLAYETPFNVPPFDKIKTEHFRPAFDEAIKIHNLEIDTIVNNSDKATFQNTIVALENAGGLLNNVSTVFYNLNSANTNDSIQAIAKDLAPILSSHSDEISMNTKLFDRIKTVWSSRNTLGLDEQDNKLLEETYKSFVRSGANLKDADKEKMKKINAELSTLTTQFGQNLLAETNAYTLVVDSASQLEGLPESLKTAAAEEALAKGKKDKWVFTLQNPSIMPFLQYAKNRELRKQLWEAYQLRGNQDNTNDNKAIIQKIVNLRLQKAKLLGYSSHAAYVLEESMAKNPTNVYALLNKLWTPALAKAKGEEADIAQEIKAEGGNFAVAPYDWRYYTEIIRKKRFALNEDEIKPYLSLPAVREGAFGVANKLYGLTFVALNNVPTYHKDVEVYEVKDKDGSHLGLLYADFFPRESKRGGAWMTSYRNQSTKDGKRVAPVISIVCNFTKPVGKNPALLTFDEATTLFHEFGHALHGLLSNVRYRSMAGTSVPRDFVELPSQVMENWAADPEVLKTYAKHYKTKEAMPDSLIQKMEKAGTFDQGFATVEYLSAALLDMDYHATTKEISKDINGFEKTAMKKIGIIDAIIPRYRSTYFQHIFAGGYSAGYYAYIWSEVLDSDAFAAFKEKSLYDQVTADSFRKNILEKGGTDDPAKMYRTFRGADPDPKYLLKKRGLN; from the coding sequence ATGAAGAAAAGACAACTTTTGCCATTCTTTGCGATAGTGGCAACTGCATTTGTTGGTTGTGAGGAAAAAAAAGTGATGACAGATAATCCTCTTTTATTGGCTTACGAAACCCCATTTAATGTACCACCTTTTGACAAGATCAAAACAGAGCATTTTAGGCCAGCGTTTGATGAAGCAATAAAAATACACAATTTGGAAATTGACACAATAGTCAACAATTCGGATAAAGCAACATTTCAAAATACGATAGTCGCCTTAGAAAATGCGGGTGGATTACTGAATAATGTATCAACTGTATTTTATAATCTCAATAGTGCCAATACGAATGACAGTATTCAGGCAATAGCGAAAGATCTGGCCCCCATCTTATCGAGTCATTCGGATGAAATCTCGATGAATACCAAATTATTTGACCGTATCAAAACAGTTTGGAGCAGCCGAAATACACTTGGACTGGACGAACAGGATAATAAACTGTTAGAAGAAACCTATAAGAGTTTTGTTCGTTCTGGCGCAAATCTAAAGGATGCGGATAAGGAAAAAATGAAAAAAATTAATGCTGAACTTTCAACATTAACAACACAATTCGGACAAAATTTGCTTGCTGAAACCAATGCTTATACATTGGTCGTTGATTCCGCGAGCCAATTGGAAGGCTTGCCGGAATCGTTGAAAACGGCAGCGGCTGAAGAAGCCTTAGCAAAAGGAAAGAAAGACAAATGGGTCTTTACCTTACAGAATCCGTCCATTATGCCCTTTCTTCAGTATGCAAAAAATCGTGAGTTGAGAAAACAGCTTTGGGAAGCCTATCAGTTGCGTGGCAATCAAGATAACACCAACGATAACAAGGCAATCATTCAAAAAATTGTTAATCTCCGTCTTCAAAAAGCAAAATTATTGGGTTATTCTTCACATGCAGCTTATGTACTCGAGGAATCCATGGCGAAGAATCCGACCAATGTCTATGCACTGTTAAATAAACTTTGGACTCCAGCACTTGCTAAAGCGAAAGGCGAGGAGGCTGATATCGCACAGGAAATTAAAGCTGAAGGCGGCAATTTTGCTGTCGCTCCTTACGATTGGAGATATTATACAGAGATTATTCGCAAAAAACGTTTTGCATTGAATGAAGACGAAATTAAACCTTATTTGAGTCTTCCAGCAGTTCGTGAAGGAGCATTCGGTGTCGCCAATAAATTATATGGTTTGACATTCGTAGCCTTAAACAATGTCCCAACCTACCATAAAGACGTAGAAGTGTATGAAGTTAAAGACAAAGACGGTTCACATTTAGGTCTCTTATACGCTGATTTTTTCCCGCGCGAATCAAAAAGAGGCGGTGCCTGGATGACTTCTTATCGTAATCAGTCGACAAAAGATGGAAAACGTGTTGCTCCGGTAATTTCCATCGTATGCAATTTCACAAAACCAGTGGGAAAAAATCCTGCCTTGTTGACATTTGATGAAGCAACTACCTTGTTCCATGAGTTTGGACATGCGTTGCATGGTCTTCTTTCCAATGTAAGATACCGCTCAATGGCCGGAACTTCTGTACCACGTGACTTTGTTGAGTTACCTTCACAGGTGATGGAAAATTGGGCAGCAGATCCAGAGGTATTAAAAACATATGCTAAGCATTATAAGACGAAAGAAGCGATGCCAGATTCATTGATTCAGAAAATGGAAAAGGCCGGTACCTTTGATCAAGGATTTGCAACCGTTGAATACCTTTCTGCTGCGTTGTTAGACATGGATTATCATGCTACCACAAAAGAAATTTCAAAAGATATTAATGGCTTTGAAAAAACGGCAATGAAAAAAATAGGTATTATTGATGCTATTATTCCGCGCTATAGAAGTACATATTTTCAACATATTTTCGCAGGTGGGTATTCTGCAGGTTATTATGCTTATATCTGGTCTGAAGTATTGGATTCGGATGCTTTTGCAGCTTTCAAGGAAAAATCATTGTACGATCAAGTGACAGCAGATTCTTTCCGTAAGAATATTCTTGAAAAAGGAGGTACAGATGATCCTGCTAAGATGTACCGTACGTTTAGAGGTGCGGATCCAGATCCAAAATATCTATTGAAAAAGAGAGGTTTGAACTAA
- a CDS encoding formimidoylglutamase: MSSLSVFFSPISITGFAPEHGFLSSQLGNVIQAYETDFPSWETDKQPQLAIVGVEEDRASINNNGTDKAPDAVRKHLYALYQGDYTMNIVDLGNIKAGNTIQDTYIALKSVVEELVKENILPIIIGGGQDLTYAQYLGYQNLERKIELAIIDARFDLDEENAENVSLNSRSYVNHIILHQPDYLFNLNAIAYQTYLVSKESIHMYDKLFFNATRVGMIAGKMDQSEPLIRAADLISFDIGAIRASEAPGNANAMPNGLFGDEACQLARYAGMSDKCSSIGFYEFNPTFDPMEQTAMLVSQMIWCFIDGYYNRKQDTPLYPKSSYIIYRTTLENEEHELVFVKSKKSDRWWIQVPYFGSKSVNERYYLVPCRYEDYQLAVSGEMPDLWWKTHQKLQ, translated from the coding sequence ATGTCATCACTGTCCGTATTCTTTAGCCCGATTTCAATTACAGGTTTTGCTCCTGAGCATGGGTTCTTGAGTTCTCAACTAGGAAACGTTATTCAAGCCTATGAAACAGATTTTCCGAGCTGGGAAACGGATAAACAGCCTCAGTTGGCTATTGTCGGTGTGGAGGAAGATCGTGCATCCATCAATAATAATGGAACGGATAAAGCGCCGGATGCTGTTCGAAAACATCTTTATGCACTATATCAGGGCGATTATACGATGAATATCGTTGATTTGGGAAATATCAAAGCAGGTAATACGATTCAAGATACCTATATCGCTTTAAAATCTGTCGTGGAGGAACTGGTCAAAGAGAATATTCTTCCGATTATCATTGGCGGTGGACAGGACCTTACCTATGCACAATATTTGGGGTATCAAAATTTAGAACGAAAGATCGAGCTAGCGATTATAGATGCTCGGTTTGACCTTGATGAGGAGAACGCCGAAAATGTAAGCCTGAATTCCCGATCTTATGTGAACCATATTATTTTGCATCAGCCTGACTATTTATTCAATTTAAATGCCATAGCCTATCAAACTTACCTCGTCAGTAAAGAGTCTATCCATATGTATGATAAACTATTTTTTAATGCAACACGAGTCGGTATGATTGCGGGTAAAATGGACCAATCAGAGCCTTTGATCCGAGCAGCGGATTTGATTAGTTTTGACATAGGAGCCATTCGGGCCTCTGAGGCGCCTGGAAATGCCAATGCAATGCCAAATGGTTTATTTGGCGATGAAGCTTGTCAACTTGCCCGCTATGCGGGGATGTCGGATAAATGTTCTTCCATCGGTTTTTATGAATTCAATCCAACATTTGATCCAATGGAACAGACGGCTATGTTGGTCTCGCAAATGATTTGGTGCTTTATTGATGGTTATTATAATCGGAAACAAGATACGCCGTTGTATCCCAAATCATCTTATATCATTTATCGCACCACACTGGAAAACGAGGAGCATGAATTGGTCTTTGTGAAAAGTAAAAAATCAGACCGCTGGTGGATTCAAGTGCCTTATTTTGGATCTAAATCAGTCAACGAACGCTATTACCTCGTGCCTTGCCGTTATGAAGACTATCAATTGGCTGTCTCAGGTGAAATGCCCGATCTATGGTGGAAAACACACCAAAAATTGCAATAA